A part of Drosophila ananassae strain 14024-0371.13 chromosome 2R, ASM1763931v2, whole genome shotgun sequence genomic DNA contains:
- the LOC6507434 gene encoding neurexin-4 isoform X3 codes for MGRMHTDEFVTEYIVQYSDDGEFWRSYVNPTSEPQMFKGNSDGNSIHYNVFEVPIIAQWVRINPTRWHDRISMRVELYGCEYIAENLYFNGTGLVRYKLQEPIASLKESIRFRFKTAFANGVMMYSRGAQGDYYALQLKDNKMVLNLNLGSKIMTSLSVGSLLDDNVWHDVVISRNQRDIIFSVDRVIVREKIRGEFSRLNLNGALYLGGVPNVQEGLIVQQNFSGCLENIYFNSTNFIRSMKDSYELGEAYRFEKVNTIYACPSPPIYPVTFTTRGSFVRLKGYENSQRLNVSFFFRTYEEKGVMLHHDFYSGGYIKVFLEYGKVKIDLKAKDRPRIILDNYDEAFNDGKWHSFIVSIERNRLVLNIDQRPMVTTKNLQIATGAQYYIAGGKDKYGFVGCMRLISVDGNYKLPQDWVQGQEVCCGDEVVVDACQMIDRCNPNPCQHKGVCHQNSMEFFCDCAHTGYAGAVCHTSNNPLSCQALKNVQHVQQRVNLNIDVDGSGPLEPFPVTCEFYSDGRVITTLSHSQEHTTTVNGFPEPGSFEQSIMYDANQLQIEALLNRSQSCWQRLSYSCHSSRLFNSPSEAGNFRPFSWWISRNNQPMDYWAGALPGSRKCECGILGKCHDPTKWCNCDSNSLEWMEDGGDIREKEYLPVRAVKFGDTGTPLDEKMGRYTLGPLRCEGDDLFSNVVTFRIADASINLPPFDMGHSGDIYLEFRTTQENAVLFHATGPTDYIKLSLNGGNQLQFQYQAGSGPLGVNVGTSYHLNDNNWHTVSVERNRKEARLVVDGSIKAEVREPPGPVRALHLTSDLVIGATTEYRDGYVGCIRALLLNGKMVDLKDYSKRGLYGISTGCVGRCESSPCLNNGTCIERYDGYSCDCRWSAFKGPICADEIGVNLRSSSIIRYEFEGSFRSTIAENIRVGFTTTIPKGFLLGFSSNLTGEYLTIQISNSGHLRCVFDFGFERQEIIFPKKHFGLGQYHDMHFMRKNGGSTVVLKVDNYEPVEYNFDIKASADAQFNNIQYMYIGKNESMTDGFVGCVSRVQFDDIYPLKLMFQQNPPKNVKSLGTQLTEDFCGVEPVTHPPIEIETRPPPLVDEEKLRKAYNEVNSVLLAILLVILFLLLVLMFFLIGRYLHRHKGDYLTHEDQGADGADDPDDAVLHSTTGHQVRKRQEIFI; via the exons ATGGGACGCATGCACACGGATGAGTTTGTGACGGAGTACATCGTTCAGTACTCGGACGATGGCGAGTTCTGGCGCTCGTACGTGAACCCCACGAGTGAGCCGCAG ATGTTCAAGGGCAACTCCGACGGCAACTCGATCCACTACAACGTCTTTGAGGTTCCCATCATCGCCCAGTGGGTGAGAATTAATCCCACCCGCTGGCACGATCGCATCTCCATGCGTGTGGAGCTTTACGGCTGCGAATACA TTGCGGAGAACCTCTACTTCAATGGCACTGGCCTAGTGCGCTACAAACTGCAGGAGCCGATAGCCTCGCTGAAGGAGTCCATCCGGTTCCGCTTCAAGACCGCCTTCGCCAACGGCGTGATGATGTACTCGCGCGGCGCCCAGGGAGACTACTACGCCCTGCAGCTGAAGGACAACAAGATGGTGCTAAACCTCAACCTGGGCTCGAAGATCATGACTTCCCTGTCCGTAGGCAGCTTGCTGGACGACAATGTGTGGCACGATGTGGTCATCTCGCGGAACCAGCGCGACATTATCTTTTCGGTGGACCGGGTCATAGTGCGGGAGAAGATCAGGGGCGAGTTCAGCCGACTGAACCTGAATGGGGCGTTGTACCTCGGTGGGGTGCCCAACGTCCAGGAGGGCCTGATCGTCCAGCAAAACTTCTCGGGCTGCCTGGAGAACATTTACTTCAACTCTACCAACTTCATCCGCTCCATGAAGGACAGTTACGAGCTGGGCGAGGCCTACCGCTTCGAGAAGGTGAACACCATCTATGCGTGTCCTTCGCCGCCCATCTATCCGGTCACCTTCACCACCCGCGGCTCCTTCGTCCGCCTGAAGGGCTACGAGAACTCCCAGCGCCTGAACGTGTCCTTCTTCTTCCGCACATACGAGGAGAAGGGAGTGATGCTGCACCACGACTTCTACTCCGGGGGCTACATCAAGGTGTTCCTCGAATACGGCAAGGTCAAGATCGACCTCAAGGCCAAGGACAGACCGCGCATCATACTGGACAACTACGACGAGGCGTTTAACGACGGCAAGTGGCACTCCTTCATTGTGTCCATCGAGAGGAACCGTTTGGTTCTGAACATCGACCAGCGCCCGATGGTCACCACCAAGAATCTGCAGATCGCCACCGGAGCCCAGTACTACATAGCGGGCGGAAAGGACAAGTATGGCTTCGTGGGCTGCATGCGTTTGATTTCGGTGGACGGGAACTACAAGCTGCCCCAGGACTGGGTGCAAGGCCAAGAGGTTTGCTGCGGCGACGAGGTGGTGGTGGACGCCTGCCAGATGATCGATCGCTGCAACCCCAATCCCTGCCAGCACAAGGGCGTGTGCCACCAGAACTCCATGGAGTTCTTCTGCGACTGTGCGCACACGGGCTATGCCGGCGCTGTTTGTCACACTT CCAACAACCCACTCTCCTGCCAGGCCCTCAAGAATGTCCAGCATGTGCAGCAGCGAGTCAACCTGAACATCGATGTGGACGGCAGTGGCCCGCTGGAGCCGTTCCCAGTTACTTGCGAGTTCTATT CCGACGGAAGAGTGATCACCACCCTTAGCCACAGCCAGGAGCACACCACCACTGTGAACGGCTTCCCCGAGCCGGGCTCCTTCGAGCAGTCCATCATGTACGACGCCAACCAACTCCAAATCGAGGCCCTGCTGAACCGCTCCCAGAGCTGCTGGCAGCGCTTGAGCTACTCCTGCCACTCCTCCAGGCTCTTCAACTCACCCT CCGAGGCCGGCAACTTCCGTCCCTTCTCGTGGTGGATCTCGCGGAACAACCAGCCCATGGACTACTGGGCGGGTGCTCTGCCCGGCTCCAGGAAATGCGAGTGCGGTATTCTGGGCAAGTGCCACGACCCCACCAAGTGGTGCAACTGCGATTCGAACAGTCTGGAATGGATGGAGGACGGCGGTGACATCCGGGAGAAGGAGTACCTGCCGGTCAGGGCCGTGAAATTCGGAGACACGGGCACCCCGCTCGATGAAAAAATGGGCCGCTATACCCTGGGCCCCCTGCGCTGCGAGGGCGACGATCTGTTTAGCAACGTGGTGACCTTCAGAATTGCCGATGCCTCGATCAACCTACCCCCCTTCGACATGGGACACTCTGGTGACATCTACCTCGAGTTCCGAACCACTCAGGAGAATGCAGTACTCTTCCATGCCACCGGGCCCACGGACTATATCAAGCTCAGCTTGAACGGCGGCAACCAGCTGCAGTTCCAGTACCAGGCAGGAAGCGGACCTCTCGGCGTTAACGTGGGCACGAGCTATCATTTGAACGACAACAACTGGCACACGGTGAGTGTGGAGCGCAACCGGAAGGAGGCCCGCCTAGTGGTCGATGGATCGATCAAGGCCGAAGTTCGGGAGCCCCCAGGCCCAGTGCGCGCTCTCCACCTGACCTCAGATTTGGTGATTGGCGCCACCACAGAATACCGCGACGGGTATGTGGGCTGCATTCGTGCTTTGCTGCTCAACGGAAAGATGGTGGATCTGAAGGACTACTCCAAGCGGGGCCTGTACGGCATCAGCACGGGATGTGTGGGCCGCTGCGAGTCGAGTCCCTGCCTCAACAACGGCACCTGCATTGAGCGTTACGATGGCTACAGCTGCGATTGTCGTTGGAGCGCCTTCAAGGGACCCATTTGCGCCGATG AGATTGGTGTCAACCTCCGCTCTAGTTCGATTATCCGCTACGAGTTCGAGGGATCCTTCCGCTCCACCATTGCCGAAAACATTCGCGTGGGCTTCACCACCACAATTCCCAAGGGATTCCTGCTGGGCTTCTCTTCGAACCTAACTGGCGAATATCTGACCATACAGATTTCCAATTCAG GGCACTTGCGCTGTGTATTTGACTTTGGCTTCGAGCGGCAGGAAATCATTTTCCCGAAGAAACATTTTGGCTTGGGCCAGTACCACGACATGCACTTCATGCGCAAGAATGGCGGCTCTACGGTCGTGCTTAAGGTGGACAACTACGAGCCTGTGGAGTATAATTTCGACATCAAGGCCTCGGCGGACGCCCAGTTCAACAACATTCAGTACATGTACATTGGCAAGAACGAGTCCATGACCGATGGCTTCGTGGGCTGTGTGTCGCGAGTGCAGTTCGATGATATCTATCCCCTCAAGCTGATGTTCCAGCAGAATCCACCCAAGAACGTCAAGTCATTGGGCA CGCAATTAACGGAGGACTTCTGTGGCGTTGAGCCAGTGACGCATCCGCCCATCGAAATAGAGACTAGGCCACCGCCTTTGGTGGACGAGGAGAAGCTCCGCAAGGCTTACAACGAAGTGAATTCCGTTCTGCTAGCTA TTCTGCTCGTTATCCTCTTCCTGCTCCTGGTTCTCATGTTCTTCCTCATCGGGCGCTACTTGCACCGACACAAAGGTGACTACTTGACGCACGAGGATCAGGGCGCCGATGGGGCCGACGATCCGGATGACGCTGTCCTCCACTCAACCACTGGCCATCAAGTCAGGAAGAGGCAGGAGATCTTTATCTAA